The genomic window TTTGGTATTGTAATATGAAACTACATAAATCTTATGAAAGTCTTCTGATGACTTTGTGTATAATAGTTGTAAAAAAATCCGTTGCAAAGGTGCAGAATGACTCGATAGCCATGATTATGTGGCTTACATCAATATATTCATTTTACATAATACAATTACTACATTATACCTCATGTTTTGAAACCTGATGCGCGGATTTCATGTGCATACATGGGTGACGATTATCAaattggatcctctccttccAATTTCTCTACATCTCTCTTTAATTTTACTCTCATGATCATTTAATTGAAGTCTATTCATCAAACTGTGTCTATATTAATATCATTTTTCTTGATGAATTTTTGTTCATATAACAAAACATATCGATTAGaaaaattatcattatcatcatatgtaccaaaaaaacaatcATCATAATAGACTAGAATTGAAAAGCAggtttgaaaactttttttttgaacgtaGGTTTGAAAACTTGCAATGCAAACGTGTGTTCTGCCTGTTTAATTAAGAAGAAGAAgccagagaaaaagaaaatggagATGCGGGGTATCGATCCCCGTACCTCTCGCATGCTAAGCGAGCGCTCTACCATCTGAGCTACATCCCCAAGATGTTTTTAATCTCTTTATTATCCTATTTATTCATACATTCATCAGAAAACTGGTGAAACagcaatttatatttttaaattaaagaatGACAATAATTAGTCTCCATCTGAATatcactttaaaaataaaatttaatataaaatatgaatattaCCTTCAatagtttcttttgtttttaaatatttaatagttTCGCGtcaagaaaagtgaaaaatttaatttactttctttaatttaaattacatCGTAACAAATTATAAGGGCAAGACCACACCCAAGCAATATCTCGGTGCATTACTTGTCCTCAGAACAAACTTGCTTGGAATTACTTTGAATTGTCTCACTTGTGTTGCTCACCTCCAATTTTCGCTGCTGCTAACCGCTAGCAAAGAGAGGAGAATGCTTCGTAGAGCCTCTAGGCTCAACCTAGGACGAGTTGTTTTGGAACTACATTGGAGTGATTGGGTTTCTGGGTTTGAAAGGTTAGCTATCTATCTTAGTAGGTGTAATTCAATCCAACTTTAGTCGAGGTACCAATCAATCAACTAACTATAGATGTAATCTTTCCCTGCCCACAATAGTTTGATATCTCGACTAAAGTTTGATTGAATTACACCTAAAAATGCctcttttttattgttatttggTTTTAATGATTCTGATTTAGCATGTTGAAGGCCAAATCTTTGGAATGCTTCCACAAAAGATGATTTTTAATTGTCCCAATTGAGTCACTTCCCTTCTCATTCCCCATCCCCTTCTCTCGTTAATTAGCCAAAGAGTTCGTTGACCGAAACGAGTAAACGACATGCAAAAACATAAGACGACTTGGTACAGGCAATCCTGCAAAATATCTTTAGGGTCTATAAATTTTCTTTCGAGTaaccactaaaaaaaataatcctgTTTATATTTGTAGATGCCAACAAGGGATGacttataacatgttataaaccTTCCATGCAGTTGtataatcaatatatttgataaGTACACAAGACAGCTCAATTATCTGAAACAAGGAAGAGAAACTTCATTTTCATGAAGATCACAGTCCAAAGACAAATGCAATTTAAAATCTTTCtttagacaaacaaaaaaatttctcatttctTTACCAACTGTGATAATGTCACTCATGATAGTTTCATTTTGGCTGAACTTATCTGAATTTACAAAATCTAGGGCATTATACAATTCCTGGAGCATTTGTTTGCAACTCCCCTGCACTCCGTGAAGTAGCCAACCTCTCATTAGCCAGTCTTTCCTCCAGTGCTCGGGCACCTCTTTCACTACAAGAGAAAAGCAGTCACAGTAGTGAGTTGTTTTATGCATTATACTTATTACAATGCTATAAAAGGTGTTGTTTTTTCAGTTTATGGAATAAAGCTcaattaaataagaaaataaggCAAAAACTTGTAACATTTGTCAACAACTTTTTCTGCTTTCTTTAGCTGAAACCATTTACCATCATGATGGGAAAAAATTTCAGACTTGTAGCTTCTATTGTTTATCTATCTAATTGTCTCTCCTTATGAATTGCCACATGGTAGTAATTTCTAATTTACTATATACTCAACTGGGTGAATTAAAAGCACAGAAAAGGGAAATTACCGTCTCCTAGATGCCTCAATGGGGTCAGAACCTGGCAAAGGTTCACTTCCAAGATTGTAATCTTCAGCATCATTAGAAGCACCAGATCTTCCACAGAGCATTCGATGAAATATTGATGCAATAGGATCTATTACCGGTCTACAAGGCAGCACATATAAGAAAGTAGAAGTTGTCAGAAAGACTAAAAGGAATTTCTAGTCATAATGTATGACAAGCAAACCAAAATAGTAACTTACCTTAAAACCTCTGGGAAAAAGGTAGAGAATGCAaaatcctcacttgggtcaccTTTATGCTTTGTTTCTGGCTTCCTCTGCCAGTATCTCAGGTAAATCCAGCTCATATATGTACCAAATATTACAGTTGGGAGATATGTTGTTGCCTCTATTATCCAGAAACTCATGGCAATACAACACAATAAAGCGATAGATGGTAGCCactgaaaagaaaataaaagtggCACAACTTTTAGGGCCTCCTCGTACATGGATTGTTGCTGGCTAGTAAATTGAGCAATTACAAGTTAAGGAACAAGGAGAGAACATCAAACCTTCAATTTTATCTTGAGGAAAGGAATCTCTTGATCTGGTATAATTTGCTTGATGCTAACCAAGAAGCCTGATATAACTCCATGAAATCCAGAAAGTGGAGTATAGCTAGAACATTGTAAAAGTATAAAGATAATGAGTAGTTGGACTAATGTGCAAATTGCACACATAGAATCTAATATGattttaaaagatataataCAATAAAACTATCTTCAACacctatttaaaattttcaatatttaaatttagtttCATAAATATTGGACCAACAATGTTTTCTAGTGTTGAAGTAAAAAGAAACCAAGTAATCAATCTTCCGACAGGCCTCCATTAAGCTTCTAAGAGAAAAATAGTGTTTCAAAGTGCAGTGCAAGGTTGAGGAAAAGGGTAATCTAATAAATGACGGAAGAAGATACGATAGACAACAACACaagcaacaaaaagaaaatttcttAAGGTAATGGATTTCCAACACTTACAGATAAATCTCCTGCCTTGTAACATAGTATAAAGAAATGGCAGTGATGAAAATGCACGCAGAAGTTAAGGTGTTAACTATAAAGATGAACTTTAGAAATTCCCTGGGACCCCATACTGGTTCAAGTAGCTTGCCAATGAACAGAAGACAAACTATGCTGATAACTACCTATAAAAACATATTACTGTTAATTGAGAAGTTTTCCTCGAAGCAACACATACATTTCAGGAAATGCAATGAATGAAACATTGTAACATAGTTCAATAGAAGAGTCAGTCAGTCATACATACCCCATGTACAGTTTGTTCAACATAACCAGCAGTAATGAGGTTCCATGCAAATGGTATAGTCCTGCAAAATGAAACCAACATGAAAATAACTTCCAAAACAACCGAACTTGTACCTGGCAGGAATGTATTTTTAAGCAATGAAAGCACCATACattggaaaaaaataatgttatgaAGACAAATGAAcccatattgtttttttttttttttgtatcaaaACAAACTGTATTAAGCAATGCTTTAAAACTAAACCGGAACTCAAACTGGTGAGGACTTCAGAGTCACGATTCAACTGTTTTAACCCACTCAAACCGAAATAAAATTGCAGTGGAACTGCTCAAAC from Trifolium pratense cultivar HEN17-A07 linkage group LG1, ARS_RC_1.1, whole genome shotgun sequence includes these protein-coding regions:
- the LOC123919321 gene encoding rhomboid-like protein 19 translates to MSSPLPPPPPLPLSQSQGTRTLSSVSVSGFTRLCKGLSLILVAAHLLLNFFPPAINYLALIPARTIPFAWNLITAGYVEQTVHGVVISIVCLLFIGKLLEPVWGPREFLKFIFIVNTLTSACIFITAISLYYVTRQEIYLYTPLSGFHGVISGFLVSIKQIIPDQEIPFLKIKLKWLPSIALLCCIAMSFWIIEATTYLPTVIFGTYMSWIYLRYWQRKPETKHKGDPSEDFAFSTFFPEVLRPVIDPIASIFHRMLCGRSGASNDAEDYNLGSEPLPGSDPIEASRRRERGARALEERLANERLATSRSAGELQTNAPGIV